A window of Panthera leo isolate Ple1 chromosome D2, P.leo_Ple1_pat1.1, whole genome shotgun sequence contains these coding sequences:
- the ZNF239 gene encoding zinc finger protein 239 gives MVTLQSDDYKNMASEEYLSLKVPSQVATKGSSVTFCKNEPQDPQKSKSLFITEEGTERKVLGGESPPMDHCSENLQIKLLSDVTELVSPLVSGEATCQNGQLRESLDHFDCNCKDICGWKSQVVGRSHRRAHTGEKPCNHYNCRKRHNNSSGSNPCEKIHTAEKLHRCSQCGKDFSERSELLLHQRRHAEEKPYKCEQCGKGFTRSSSLLIHRAVHTDEKPYKCDKCGKGFTRSSSLLIHHAVHTGEKPYKCDKCGKGFSQSSKLHIHQRVHTGEKPYECGECGMSFSQRSNLHIHQRVHTGERPYKCGECGKGFSQSSNLHIHRCIHTGEKPFQCYECGKGFSQSSDLRIHLRVHTGEKPYHCGKCGKGFSQSSKLLIHQRVHTGEKPYECSKCGKGFSQSSNLHIHQRVHRKDPIK, from the coding sequence ATGGTGACTCTTCAAAGTGATGATTATAAAAACATGGCAAGTGAAGAATATTTGTCTTTGAAAGTCCCAAGCCAAGTGGCCACAAAGGGCTCCTCAGTGACTTTCTGCAAAAATGAGCCCCAGGATCCTCAGAAAAGTAAAAGTCTGTTTATAACTGAAGAAGGCACTGAGAGAAAAGTCTTGGGAGGAGAAAGTCCTCCCATGGACCATTGTTCAGAGAACCTTCAAATTAAACTTTTGTCTGATGTAACAGAACTGGTCTCGCCATTGGTCAGTGGTGAGGCAACTTGCCAGAATGGCCAGTTGAGAGAATCTTTGGATCACTTTGACTGTAACTGCAAAGACATTTGTGGTTGGAAATCACAAGTGGTCGGTCGTAGTCATCGGAGAGCTCATACAGGGGAGAAACCCTGTAACCATTACAACTGCAGGAAAAGACATAACAACAGCTCAGGCAGTAATCCGTGTGAGAAAATCCACACTGCAGAGAAGCTACACAGATGTAGTCAGTGTGGTAAGGACTTCAGCGAGCGCTCAGAGCTGCTACTTCATCAAAGGCGCCACGCAGAAGAAAAGCCCTACAAATGTGAGCAGTGTGGGAAGGGCTTCACGAGGAGCTCCAGTCTCCTCATCCATCGAGCAGTCCACACGGATGAGAAACCCTATAAGTGTGACAAGTGCGGAAAAGGCTTCACAAGGAGTTCAAGTCTGCTCATTCATCACGCAGTCCATACAGGCGAGAAGCCTTATAAATGTGACAAGTGCGGGAAGGGCTTTAGTCAGAGCTCCAAATTGCACATTCATCAACGGGTGCACACTGGCGAGAAGCCCTATGAGTGTGGGGAGTGCGGTATGAGCTTCAGTCAGCGCTCCAACCTGCACATCCACCAGCGAGTCCACACTGGGGAGAGGCCCTACAAATGTGGGGAATGTGGGAAGGGCTTCAGTCAGAGTTCGAACCTTCACATTCACCGGTGCATACACACAGGTGAGAAGCCCTTCCAGTGCTACGAATGTGGGAAGGGCTTTAGCCAGAGCTCTGATCTCCGCATCCATCTCAGAgtccacactggagagaagccctacCACTGTGGCAAGTGTGGGAAGGGATTTAGCCAGAGCTCAAAACTCCTCATCCACCAGAGAGTGcatactggagagaagccctatgAGTGCAGCAAGTGTGGGAAGGGCTTCAGCCAGAGCTCCAACCTCCACATCCACCAGCGGGTTCATAGGAAAGATCCTATTAAATAA